A part of Streptomyces sp. NBC_01235 genomic DNA contains:
- a CDS encoding FAD-dependent monooxygenase, whose translation MINPDERPEGVSDPDFIRALPAHDLWRASTYRFHALVLQRWRVRRRFLLGDAAHMAPPFLAQGMCQGIRPPPHTRPRTASPSDSSVPSTPSRTPRPPDRTSAAVLARPDHRVVGGVRVVDGLGVRLAAVRRQLRAAPPESVCGTGRPPG comes from the coding sequence GTGATCAACCCCGACGAGCGGCCCGAGGGCGTGTCCGACCCGGACTTCATCCGCGCCCTGCCGGCGCACGACCTGTGGCGGGCGTCCACCTACCGCTTCCACGCCCTGGTCCTGCAACGGTGGCGCGTGCGGCGGCGGTTCCTCCTCGGCGACGCGGCACACATGGCCCCGCCGTTCCTCGCGCAGGGCATGTGCCAGGGCATCCGTCCTCCCCCGCACACGAGGCCGAGGACGGCCTCCCCCTCGGACTCGTCCGTCCCGTCGACCCCGTCGAGGACGCCGCGCCCGCCCGACCGGACGAGTGCCGCGGTACTGGCCCGCCCCGACCACCGCGTCGTCGGCGGCGTCCGCGTGGTGGACGGCCTCGGCGTCCGGCTCGCCGCCGTCCGTCGGCAGCTGCGCGCAGCGCCACCGGAGTCGGTCTGCGGGACGGGGCGCCCGCCGGGGTGA
- a CDS encoding VOC family protein, protein MITTDLTPGSPCWLDLGAPDVRATAAFYGAVLGWEYEPMGGEGEEMEGGMFQKDGKTVAGLGKLTEEGARSAWMIYFTVDDADATAQAVERAGGTVRVPTRDLEDWGRMAQFNDPLGGQFAVWQPGKNTGFELVDKPGSLSWTELYTSDAAAAKEFYGGVLGWQFGDMELPGGGGTYTLITPAGLPEERMQGGLMEVTKENLAPANGRPYWHPVFAVTDCDAAVAKVTENGGSVQMGPTDAEGVGRLAVCLDPSNADFVLLTPARGTT, encoded by the coding sequence GTGATCACCACCGACCTCACACCCGGCTCCCCCTGCTGGCTCGACCTAGGTGCCCCCGACGTCCGGGCCACCGCGGCCTTCTACGGCGCGGTGCTGGGCTGGGAGTACGAGCCCATGGGGGGCGAGGGGGAGGAGATGGAAGGGGGGATGTTCCAGAAGGACGGCAAGACCGTCGCCGGGCTCGGCAAGCTCACCGAGGAGGGCGCGCGCTCGGCATGGATGATCTACTTCACCGTCGACGACGCCGACGCCACGGCCCAGGCCGTGGAGCGCGCGGGCGGCACGGTGCGGGTGCCGACGAGGGACCTCGAGGACTGGGGTCGGATGGCGCAGTTCAACGACCCGCTGGGCGGCCAGTTCGCGGTCTGGCAGCCGGGGAAGAACACGGGCTTCGAGCTGGTGGACAAACCGGGCTCGCTGTCCTGGACCGAGCTGTACACGAGCGACGCCGCGGCCGCCAAGGAGTTCTACGGCGGTGTCCTCGGCTGGCAGTTCGGCGACATGGAGCTGCCGGGCGGCGGGGGCACGTACACCCTGATCACGCCCGCCGGGCTTCCCGAGGAACGTATGCAGGGCGGCCTCATGGAGGTCACGAAGGAAAACCTCGCGCCGGCGAACGGGCGGCCGTACTGGCACCCGGTGTTCGCCGTCACCGACTGCGACGCCGCGGTCGCCAAGGTCACCGAGAACGGCGGCAGCGTGCAGATGGGACCGACGGACGCGGAGGGTGTCGGCCGGCTGGCCGTCTGCCTCGACCCGTCGAACGCGGACTTCGTGCTGCTCACCCCGGCCCGGGGGACGACCTGA
- a CDS encoding TetR/AcrR family transcriptional regulator has translation MSSSAPPRNRFERRRAETRGALVRAARQILAETGDTSASIQAIAERADVGFGSFYNHFESKTELFDAAVRDALEELGQTFDEHLQGIDDPAELVAAGFRLGARMATSRPELMQVLRHRGLGHIHADSGLAPRAVRDLEVGVASGRFTVTDPTVALAALGGSLLALVELRFARPELDGDEAASNLAEMLLRMLGVPPEDAHDVARRPLPDLD, from the coding sequence ATGTCTTCGTCAGCCCCGCCCCGCAACCGCTTCGAACGGCGCCGCGCCGAGACCCGTGGGGCGCTCGTGCGCGCAGCCCGGCAGATCCTCGCCGAGACGGGGGACACCAGCGCGAGCATCCAGGCGATCGCGGAGCGCGCGGACGTCGGCTTCGGCTCGTTCTACAACCACTTCGAGTCGAAGACGGAGCTGTTCGACGCGGCGGTGCGGGACGCCCTCGAAGAGCTCGGCCAGACCTTCGACGAGCATCTGCAGGGCATCGACGACCCGGCGGAGCTCGTCGCGGCGGGCTTCCGGCTCGGCGCCCGCATGGCCACCTCCCGGCCCGAACTGATGCAGGTCCTGCGCCACCGCGGACTCGGTCACATCCACGCCGACTCGGGCCTGGCCCCGCGCGCCGTGCGTGACCTGGAGGTCGGTGTCGCCTCGGGCCGGTTCACCGTCACCGACCCGACCGTCGCGCTGGCCGCCCTGGGCGGCTCCCTGCTGGCGCTGGTCGAGCTGCGGTTCGCCCGGCCGGAACTCGACGGCGACGAGGCCGCCTCGAACCTGGCCGAGATGCTCCTGCGCATGCTGGGAGTCCCGCCGGAGGACGCCCACGACGTCGCCCGGCGTCCGCTGCCCGACCTCGACTGA
- a CDS encoding TetR/AcrR family transcriptional regulator, which yields MTGPLVTGGGRRQTQLTRARILEAARRELGRDPDSSLGDIAEAAGVVRRTVYDHFGGRPALIEGLAAEAAEALRRALTAMTDRDPDADPDADAATSMARFILALWPVGDRYRTLLRLSPQDLRPERVDEILAPARDIARSIIERGREQGVFRTSVPPGPLSRALEGLLLALLECVNAGTWRDDGTRSATAALIAAGADGDLAATRIHRLARPDPERVSAGAPDLPEQPGLPARKARAPVPVRRGARERAASR from the coding sequence ATGACCGGCCCACTCGTCACAGGCGGCGGACGCCGACAGACACAGCTCACCCGGGCCCGCATCCTCGAAGCCGCACGGCGGGAACTCGGCCGCGACCCCGACAGCAGCCTCGGCGACATCGCCGAAGCCGCCGGCGTGGTACGCCGCACCGTCTACGACCACTTCGGCGGCCGGCCCGCGCTGATCGAGGGGCTGGCCGCGGAGGCGGCGGAGGCGCTGCGCCGCGCCCTGACGGCCATGACCGACCGCGACCCCGACGCCGACCCCGACGCCGACGCCGCCACCTCGATGGCACGCTTCATCCTGGCCCTGTGGCCCGTCGGCGACCGCTATCGCACGCTGCTCAGGCTCTCGCCGCAGGACCTGAGGCCGGAGCGCGTCGACGAGATCCTCGCCCCCGCCCGCGACATCGCACGGTCGATCATCGAACGAGGCCGGGAGCAGGGCGTCTTCCGGACCAGCGTTCCGCCCGGCCCGCTCAGCAGAGCGCTCGAAGGGCTTCTCCTGGCTCTCCTGGAGTGCGTGAACGCCGGGACCTGGCGCGACGACGGCACACGCAGCGCGACCGCCGCACTGATCGCGGCGGGGGCGGACGGCGACCTCGCCGCCACCCGGATCCACCGGCTCGCCCGCCCCGACCCCGAGCGCGTCAGCGCGGGAGCCCCCGACCTCCCCGAACAACCCGGCCTTCCCGCGAGGAAAGCGCGTGCACCAGTCCCCGTACGACGAGGAGCCCGTGAGCGTGCCGCGTCACGGTGA
- a CDS encoding MFS transporter, protein MPLFVSTPAEKMTEPYPRRWWALLVLCLSLLIVVMANTSLIVAAPDMTEDLGLSSSDLQWVIDGYTVPYAALMLVLGSIGDKYSRRGALILGLLIFAGGSVTGGLVDGADQVIIARAIMGVGAAVVMPATLSLLVAMFPRAERAKAITAWSATSGLAIAVGPLAAGWLLEDHAWGSTFLMNVPLAVLGVVGALLLVPPSKAENLGAIDYVGGLLSIVTVGSLVYATIEGPHFGWGAGPIAAAVVAAVGLPGFVAWELRHPHPMLDVRKFGKRPFSGSMLAVLFFFFGTFGAIYYSTQFLQFVLGYNALETGVRLLPLAGAVFAGAAVTGRVAPRLGVKPVVGAGMVIGTAGVFLLTRIESGSTYTDFLAPLLLLGFAIGLSLSPATDTIMGSFPESELGVGGGANDTALELGASLGIAVLGSLLATSYKDKLADLVGGHLPAAAMDTAKDSVGGGLAVAEQVAKNPDGGPQQAQSLIEAVHESFAHAIAHTSLVGGVIMAAGTVVVLLVLPGRKAAGEHRQPEPSAAEADRDGEYADSVH, encoded by the coding sequence ATGCCGCTCTTTGTCAGCACACCCGCCGAGAAGATGACCGAGCCGTATCCACGGCGCTGGTGGGCCCTGCTCGTCCTGTGCCTGAGCCTGCTGATCGTGGTCATGGCGAACACATCGCTGATCGTGGCGGCGCCGGACATGACGGAGGACCTCGGGCTCTCCAGCAGCGACCTGCAGTGGGTCATCGACGGCTACACCGTCCCGTACGCCGCGCTGATGCTCGTGCTGGGCTCGATAGGCGACAAGTACAGCCGTCGCGGCGCGCTGATCCTGGGGCTGCTGATCTTCGCGGGCGGCTCGGTGACGGGCGGACTGGTCGACGGCGCCGACCAGGTCATCATCGCCCGCGCGATCATGGGCGTCGGTGCCGCCGTCGTCATGCCGGCCACTCTGTCCCTGCTCGTGGCGATGTTCCCGAGGGCGGAGCGCGCCAAGGCCATCACGGCCTGGAGCGCCACCTCCGGCCTCGCCATCGCCGTCGGTCCGCTGGCCGCCGGCTGGCTGCTGGAGGACCACGCCTGGGGCTCGACCTTCCTGATGAACGTTCCCCTCGCGGTCCTCGGCGTCGTCGGCGCACTGCTCCTGGTGCCGCCGTCGAAGGCGGAGAACCTGGGCGCGATCGACTACGTCGGCGGTCTGCTCTCGATCGTCACCGTCGGCAGCCTGGTCTACGCGACCATCGAGGGCCCGCACTTCGGCTGGGGCGCCGGTCCGATCGCCGCCGCCGTGGTCGCCGCCGTCGGCCTGCCGGGCTTCGTCGCCTGGGAGCTGCGCCACCCCCACCCCATGCTGGACGTCCGCAAGTTCGGGAAGCGCCCCTTCAGCGGCTCCATGCTCGCGGTGCTGTTCTTCTTCTTCGGCACCTTCGGCGCGATCTACTACTCCACCCAGTTCCTGCAGTTCGTCCTCGGCTACAACGCGCTGGAGACCGGCGTACGGCTGCTGCCGCTGGCCGGGGCCGTCTTCGCCGGCGCCGCGGTCACCGGGCGGGTGGCTCCCAGGCTGGGCGTGAAGCCGGTGGTCGGCGCCGGCATGGTGATCGGCACCGCAGGGGTCTTCCTGCTCACGCGGATCGAGTCGGGCTCGACGTACACCGACTTCCTGGCGCCTCTGCTGCTGCTCGGTTTCGCGATCGGCCTGAGCCTGTCCCCGGCCACGGACACCATCATGGGCTCCTTCCCCGAGTCGGAGCTGGGCGTCGGCGGCGGCGCCAACGACACCGCGCTGGAACTCGGCGCCTCCCTCGGCATCGCCGTCCTGGGCTCGCTGCTCGCCACGTCCTACAAGGACAAGCTGGCCGACCTGGTCGGCGGCCACCTCCCGGCCGCCGCGATGGACACCGCCAAGGACTCGGTGGGCGGCGGCCTCGCGGTCGCCGAGCAGGTCGCGAAGAACCCCGACGGCGGACCCCAGCAGGCCCAGAGTCTCATCGAGGCGGTCCACGAGTCCTTCGCCCACGCCATCGCCCACACCAGCCTCGTCGGCGGTGTCATCATGGCCGCCGGAACCGTGGTCGTCCTGCTGGTCCTGCCCGGCCGCAAGGCCGCCGGCGAGCACCGTCAGCCGGAACCGTCGGCGGCGGAGGCCGACCGGGACGGGGAGTACGCCGACTCGGTCCACTGA
- a CDS encoding ATP-binding SpoIIE family protein phosphatase, whose translation MDVTADSLIARAAHHELSRSADTLIADVERCLRREVPELWEDPGIAHMTSQNIAEHLLGALADLEHGIEPSRIGPPAASVERARRLARHGIPVTAMLRGHRLAQGIALDRLLDILPRLTRDPDLISAATRRLVGTTTGYVDRASEQGVVAFQEERDRRLRWRLSMVNEAGLRIGTTLDITRTAQELADLATEHFADTVTVDLLDGVLHGDDTPAQTPLVLRRLARRSVTGDDDQAPAITPQEIHTYPDGSPPARALTTGRPSRHHADGSRTAEPHPIHSTLVVPLRARGTTLGVARFSRRRNPDRYDDEDLLLAQEITARAAVAVDNARRYTHARTTALSLQRSLLPSRMPEQSAVEVACRYLPAGAQAGVGGDWYDVIPLSGARVALVVGDVVGHGIRAAATMGRLRTAVRTLADIDLPPDELLTHLDDVVLRLSAEAATDPDTAADGGVEADGDIGATCLYAVYDPVSSCCTLARAGHVLPAVVRLDGSVDTLDLPPGPPLGLGGLPFETAEVELPEGSLLALYTDGLIEARDHDVETGLTLLHQALARPAPSLEATCDTVLEALLPPRPDDDVALLLARTHALGDGQVAGWDLEPEPAAVPRARASVSRQLSAWGLDELDFTTELVVSELVTNAIRYGRPPIRLRLILPQTLEGLGGAPIRSLLCEVSDTSSTTPHQRRARVHDEGGRGLFLVAQLAEHWGTRHARHGKTVWAELTELAELAELDETVTMPG comes from the coding sequence GTGGACGTCACCGCGGACAGTCTCATAGCTCGTGCCGCGCATCATGAGCTCAGCCGGAGCGCGGACACGCTGATCGCCGACGTGGAGCGGTGCCTGCGGCGCGAAGTCCCGGAACTCTGGGAGGACCCGGGCATCGCCCACATGACCTCGCAGAACATCGCCGAGCACCTCCTCGGTGCGCTGGCCGACCTCGAGCACGGCATCGAGCCGAGCCGGATCGGTCCGCCCGCCGCCAGTGTCGAACGCGCCCGTCGGCTGGCCCGGCACGGGATACCCGTCACGGCGATGCTGCGGGGGCACCGGCTCGCCCAGGGCATCGCGCTCGACCGGCTGCTCGACATCCTGCCCCGGCTGACCAGAGACCCCGATCTGATCAGCGCGGCGACACGCAGACTGGTCGGGACGACGACCGGGTACGTCGACCGCGCGTCCGAGCAGGGCGTCGTGGCGTTCCAGGAGGAACGGGACCGCAGACTGCGGTGGCGGCTGTCGATGGTGAACGAGGCCGGCCTGCGCATCGGCACCACCCTGGACATCACCCGCACCGCCCAGGAACTGGCGGACCTCGCCACCGAGCACTTCGCCGACACCGTCACCGTCGACCTGCTCGACGGTGTGCTCCACGGAGACGACACCCCGGCGCAGACACCCCTCGTCCTGCGCCGGCTCGCCCGGCGGTCGGTGACCGGTGACGACGACCAGGCACCTGCGATCACACCGCAGGAGATCCACACCTACCCGGACGGATCACCGCCGGCCCGCGCCCTGACCACCGGCCGGCCCTCGCGGCACCACGCCGACGGCAGCCGCACGGCGGAGCCGCACCCGATCCACTCCACCCTGGTGGTGCCGCTGCGCGCCCGCGGCACCACCCTGGGCGTCGCCCGGTTCTCCCGCCGGCGCAACCCCGACCGCTACGACGACGAGGATCTGCTCCTCGCCCAGGAGATCACCGCCAGGGCTGCCGTCGCCGTCGACAACGCACGCCGCTACACCCACGCCCGCACCACCGCCCTCAGCCTCCAGCGCAGCCTGCTTCCCTCGCGCATGCCGGAACAGTCCGCCGTGGAGGTCGCCTGCCGCTACCTGCCCGCCGGCGCGCAGGCCGGCGTGGGCGGTGACTGGTACGACGTCATCCCGCTGTCCGGCGCCCGGGTCGCCCTCGTCGTGGGCGACGTGGTCGGCCACGGCATCCGTGCCGCCGCCACCATGGGCCGGCTGCGCACCGCCGTACGCACCCTGGCCGACATCGACCTGCCGCCCGACGAACTCCTCACCCACCTCGACGACGTCGTCCTGCGCCTGTCCGCCGAAGCCGCCACCGACCCGGACACCGCGGCCGACGGAGGCGTCGAGGCCGACGGGGACATCGGCGCCACCTGCCTGTACGCGGTCTACGACCCCGTCAGTTCCTGCTGCACCCTGGCCCGCGCGGGCCACGTACTGCCCGCCGTGGTGCGCCTGGACGGCAGCGTCGACACCCTCGACCTGCCACCGGGCCCGCCGCTCGGCCTGGGCGGCCTGCCGTTCGAGACTGCGGAGGTCGAGCTGCCCGAGGGCAGCCTCCTCGCCCTCTACACCGACGGCCTGATCGAAGCCCGCGACCACGACGTCGAGACCGGCCTCACCCTCCTCCACCAGGCCCTCGCCCGGCCCGCCCCCTCCCTGGAGGCCACCTGCGACACCGTCCTCGAAGCCCTGCTGCCGCCCCGCCCGGACGACGACGTCGCCCTCCTCCTGGCCCGCACCCACGCCCTCGGGGACGGCCAGGTCGCCGGCTGGGACCTGGAGCCCGAACCCGCCGCGGTCCCGCGGGCCCGGGCGAGCGTCTCCCGGCAACTGAGCGCCTGGGGCCTGGACGAGCTCGACTTCACCACCGAACTGGTCGTCAGTGAACTGGTCACCAACGCCATTCGCTACGGTCGGCCCCCCATCCGGCTGCGCCTCATCCTCCCCCAGACCCTTGAGGGGCTGGGAGGCGCCCCCATCCGCAGCCTCCTGTGCGAGGTCTCCGACACCAGCAGCACCACCCCGCACCAGCGCCGCGCCCGCGTCCACGACGAGGGCGGCCGCGGCCTGTTCCTGGTCGCCCAACTCGCCGAACACTGGGGCACACGGCACGCCCGCCACGGCAAGACGGTCTGGGCGGAACTGACGGAACTGGCCGAACTGGCGGAACTCGACGAGACGGTGACGATGCCGGGCTGA
- a CDS encoding CbtB domain-containing protein produces the protein MAQHVAQPTVNTPVVPAKLPLKAIAPWAVFFGVLMLVLLYFVGAEQGATSVVSGGDVHEWVHDARHLLGFPCH, from the coding sequence ATGGCTCAGCATGTCGCCCAGCCGACCGTCAACACCCCCGTCGTGCCCGCAAAACTGCCCCTGAAGGCCATCGCCCCGTGGGCGGTCTTCTTCGGCGTCCTGATGCTGGTCCTGCTGTACTTCGTCGGCGCCGAGCAGGGCGCCACCTCCGTCGTCTCCGGCGGGGACGTCCACGAGTGGGTGCACGACGCCCGCCACCTCCTCGGCTTCCCCTGCCACTGA
- a CDS encoding CbtA family protein: MNSATVRNLLVRGMLAGLGAGVLALIVAYFLGEPNVDSAIGFEESHAPAHEHEVELVSRSLQSTAGLATGVLVYGVAFGGIAALAYCFALGRVGRFGPRATALLLSTTALLAVYVVPFLKYPANPPSVGDPDTIGRRTTLYFLMMLLSVLLTIAAVIVGKRLAPKLGNWNATVVAVLGFVLVIGLAYAFLPVVNEVPGDFPATLLWRFRLSALAMQATLWAGFGLVFGELAERLLHPKPAPLSAGTAVAAPH, from the coding sequence ATGAACTCCGCAACGGTAAGAAACCTGCTCGTGCGGGGCATGCTCGCCGGCCTCGGCGCGGGCGTGCTCGCCCTGATCGTCGCCTACTTCCTCGGTGAACCGAACGTCGACAGCGCCATCGGCTTCGAGGAGTCCCACGCCCCCGCCCACGAGCACGAGGTCGAACTCGTCTCCCGCAGCCTGCAGTCCACCGCCGGTCTCGCCACCGGGGTGCTGGTCTACGGGGTGGCCTTCGGCGGCATCGCCGCCCTGGCCTACTGTTTCGCGCTCGGCCGCGTCGGCCGCTTCGGCCCCCGGGCCACGGCACTGCTGCTGTCGACAACCGCCCTGCTCGCCGTGTACGTCGTGCCGTTCCTGAAGTACCCGGCCAACCCGCCGTCCGTCGGCGACCCGGACACCATCGGCAGGCGCACCACGCTGTACTTCCTGATGATGCTGCTCAGCGTGCTGCTGACGATCGCCGCCGTGATCGTGGGCAAGCGGCTCGCGCCGAAGCTGGGCAACTGGAACGCCACCGTCGTCGCCGTCCTCGGCTTCGTGCTCGTCATCGGGCTGGCGTACGCGTTCCTGCCCGTCGTCAACGAGGTCCCGGGGGACTTCCCGGCCACCCTGCTGTGGCGGTTCCGGCTCTCCGCCCTCGCGATGCAGGCCACGCTGTGGGCAGGCTTCGGCCTCGTCTTCGGCGAACTGGCCGAGAGACTCCTGCACCCGAAGCCCGCCCCACTGTCCGCGGGCACGGCGGTGGCCGCACCGCACTGA